In the Halobacteriovorax sp. GB3 genome, AAAAAATTGTTTGTCGCAAAACTATTTTAAACGAGAATATCCATGTTTATTTTGTGGGGTAAGCTAGTCTTGTATTAAGGTTTCCACTGCGAACCGAGAAGACCCGTTTTAAATAATTATAACGAGTGGAGCCCCAAAGATTTGTCTAAAAATCAAAATGATAGTTTAACTGAGATATATAAGAACTATAAAATATGAAGTTTGTGGACAAGTGGAATTTAAATATTTTTCATGCTCTTTTGTTCTTTGCACTCTTGAAGAACTTTACAACTAGAGACCGGATTGAGCATCTAATTGCAGCAGTTGCAGCTTTCCTTGTTTCAATTGCCATAATATTAGTTTTGAACAAAAGAAAAAATATTTTTCAAAAAATTAAGTCAAAGGTTAATATAAATCCCCTTCATTTCTACTTAATGACTTTCTTTACTATATATATTGGTTCTTGGTTCCCAGATATAGATTGGATTATTCATTGGCATAGAAGCCCCTTAACTCATTCATTTATTCCTGTAATTGCTATAGCTTTATATCTAAGAAAAAAAAGAAACTTATTCACAAGTTATTTAAACTGGATTTTTGGGATAGGCCTTGCGAGTCATTTAGCTTGGGACTTCTTCCCTTATGCCAGAATAAGACATATTCCAGGAATCTATGGGCATCTTTATCTTGCAATAAGCATCATAGTTATAATTTCTTTTATTTTTTTTGATTTTAGAAGCAAGCTCCTAAAAGAGGGCTCTTCTAAGGTGTCCCAAAAACTCAATGATCGTTTTGAGACATAAAACACAACATAAGGAGAGATAGTGCCAAAATACAGTCCCAAATCGCTTGGATATAACAATTTTATCCGCTCTAATTCAGCTGCTCCATTTCAGTCTTATAGCATGACTGACTGTTCAATATGTTGGATAGACTTATTAGGAGTAAGAGGACTGTCACACTCTCAAATTGTAGCTGCAGTTCATACTGCATTAAATTGTGCCTCAGAGGCATCCTGTACCGGGCCGATAGATCAAAATGGGAATTTAATAGGTACACCTAATAGTGCTATCCAATATTCAATTGTTGGAGATGCTCTAATATTATCTGAGAAGAACTTACCTAAAACTAGAGCTGCTGCTAAGCTAGCATTTTTTTACAGAGTAAATATCCTTTCACGACTTCTAAATGAACAAGGTTATCTTCACAGAGGTGTGATAACATCCGGAGAAGTTGACTGTTTTATCTATGAGAGCTCTACATTAATAACAGGTAAAGGTGTAGTAAAGGCAGCAAGTCTTGAGGCAAATTTAAAAACGGCTGGTTTATTTTATGATGAAACTTGGGATGAATTTATAAATTGGAGACAAAAGCAACTTGATAATCAGAATTTCATAGTACCATTCTCAATGCTGTCTGGCTGGAATCACTCAACTCATGCCTCAGGTCTGTCAGGAGTCACTTTTAGTCAATATGACGGATGGGTACACTGGGATCAAAATATTCAAAACGGCAATCAAAGCATCAATAAAGTTATAAACGCTCAAAGCCTTATAAACGATTTAAGGTCTACGTTTGGCTTACCTTAAATTATTTCAAATTTAATTCTAATTGAGGACTGTTTTTCTTTGCATTCTTCTTTTTCCAAGTTTCACTAGTCCTCTTATATCTACATTTAGGACAGCATCTACCACTTGTTCGATGATTAATTGAGTCCTGCCAAATATGCTTGCACTTTCCTCTCCACCAAACAACTTTTCCAGAACCTGGCGTAAAATATTCAGGTAGCAGTAAATCATTTTTTGTAGGATGCCAATCTCTTGCAATATCTGGAAACAGAAATGATAAAGACTTCTCAAATGCAACATGCTTACGCTTGGTATAAAGCTCGTTAAAAAGATCACTTGCAACCCAATCACTCTCGTTCATGTAGTTACTGATTTTGATTTCTAATTTAGGTGATATGTTTTTAACTTTAGCCTTAATCACCTTCAAGATGCTTTTAACAATCTCTAAGCTAATTTCTCTTTTCTTTGCCTGGATATCTGACTTAGACAAAAGAGGTAGGCCTTCCTCTCTCACTCTTAAAAGGAATATCTCATTAGCTAAATTCTTATTCTTCTGAACATCTTTATCGTGTTTATCAGCATGCCAATAAACTCCATCGTATTCAATTCCGAACTTTATCGTTGGAATGTAAATATCTACTTCATAGCCTGATACTATTGCTCTATGGTGAACATCATTGAATAGAGATTTCAATTCACAAAAGATTCTTAGTTCAGGGATTGAATAAGCAGGATTGCACTTTGGACAACCTGTTCCTCTAGTCCGATGTAAGATTGTTGCCTGCCATTCATGGTCATCTCCCTTTGGACATTTCCACCATACTTTTTTAGCTGTACCACCTGGAACATCTTTAGGGGTTAACCTACCGTTCTTTGTTGGATGCCATTGTTTTGCAACATCAGGGTATAATGTCGCCAAGCTGTTTGACTCAACAACCTTGTGACCTGAACAAATAGGACATCCCTTTCCATTAACCCTATTATTAAGCTTTGCTCTCCAAACATGATCATCTCCCTCAGGGCACTTCCACCAAATTAGCTTATTAGCACTAGGAAGAACATCAAATGGAGTTAGACTTCCATTTTTCGTTGGATGCCACTGTTTTGCCAATTCTAGATTAACAGTACCTAAAGAATTAGACCTTACAGCTTTTTGGTTTGCACATATTGGACAGCCACTTCCTTTATTTCTAGCGGCAACGTATGCTTGCCATTCATGATCCTCACCTTTGGGACATTTCCACCAAACCTTTTTACCAGAGTTCGGTGTAACATCAGTTGGTTTTAAGTCTTCATTTTTGGTTGGGTGCCACTGTTTAGCTAGTTTTGGATTTAGATACTTTAAACTATTAGACTTTACTACTTTATGACCAGAACAAATAGGACAACCTATCCCCTTATTCCTCGCAATAATCTTTGCTTCCCAAACATGATCATCTCCCTTTGGACATTTCCACCAAACTCTTTTACTAGATTGAGCCGTTACATCTTTTGCGGTTAATTCTTTATTCTTAGTTTTATGCCATTCTTTTGCTAACTTTGGATTTGTAGTTGCCAAACAATTTGATTTAACGACTTTACGATTTGAACAGATTGGACATCCATTACCTTTATTTCTATCCTCAACTCTAGATTCCCAAACGTGATCATCTCCCTTAGGGCACTTCCACCATACTTTCTTGTATGAACCTGGGATAACATCTTTTGGGGTTAACTCTCCATTTTTGATTGGATGCCATTCTTTAGCTAATTTGGGATTTAGCGAAGCCAAACAATTAGACTTAATAACAACTCTACCTGAACAAACCCCACATCCATGACCTTTACTTCTTGTCTTTACAGCGGCCTTCCAAATGTGATCCTCCCCTTTAGGACAAGTCCACCAAATCACTTTATCGGAGTATGGTGTTACATCATAAGGCGTAAGGTCTCCATTCTTTGTTGGATGCCATTCTTTAATTAATTCGGGAAATGTTTCAGCAAAACTTTTCTTATTCACCACGAGACTCAAGAACACCTAAAATTTGATAAATAGAATTTATACAACTCGCTAGTAAATAAAACCCTTGTTCAACGAGAGGCATCTCTTTTTTAACAGCTACCAATTCTAGATAGTTATCTATATCAGATCCTGGTAAATGTGCATCTCCATGCCTTAACTCATAAGCACCTACTAGAGGGCCCATTATCTCTCTAGCCCTTTCATCACCTACAGAAATGGCTAATAGTCTTTCTACTGATTTTAATGAACCTGGTTTCTCACCTTTTTTCAATTCAATTAGCTTGTGAACTTCAGAAGTATTAAAGCTATCAGCTGTTAATCTAGCGACATCTTTTGCCAATGCATAAAGCTCGTTTTGATTTGTAACTCTAAATCGGTGAGTTTTCTTTGCTATATCAACCAGCTGCTCATGATCTCTTACCAACTGAAAGTTAAATAATTTATCTGATAAATAATTTAATTGCTCTAGACCCTTTAGAAGAAAACTCTCTGGAGCTTGAGTATTAGCAGGATCTGCATGCACTTGTGAGTCTTGTAGTTCCTTAGAAACTCCGCCATCTGGTACAATATTATAAGAAGACCAAATTTGTTGCTCCCATTCTGATTGATACGAAATATCTTTTGCATAAACATTTACTAATCCTAACGAATTAATTCCAAATACAACTCTCATACTATGTGGATTAGCTGTAATTGAGCCTGTTTTAGCCGTATACCACTCTAATTTAGAGTTTCTTTTTGCTAATAGACTCGAAATAACTTCGGGCTTAAACCAAAGCCAACGACCACTATCTCTCAAGTCTTTAGATTTAAGCTTTTCTCCAGAGCCTTCAACTATGTACTCAATATTTACTTCATCATCTTCTTTCTTAACTCTAGGGCTTTCATTTCCCATTTCGATAATTTCGGTACGCCTAAACTCTCCCTCAATATAAAAGAGTTTTTGCCCTTCAAACTTCTTAGTAAAGGAATTCGATTCGAACTCACCTTCAGTTGGATGAGGAAGAATTGGTACCTCTTCTTCAGGGTCAACATCAGTCCTACTTACATGGAACACAGCCATTGACCCTCCGAAAAGATTACCACCTTCATGAATTTCAGAAATTCTACCATTCCACTTACTTAAACCTTCTACTTCAGAAGGGTAATCTTCAGTCCAATCAACCTTACTTCTATCCATTTCAACCGTTGATCTGCTTCTAAATGAACATATCGTAAGATTCATATTTCTTGCACATAAGTAATCTTTTAAGAACTTGGATTTTATTTCTATTAAAACAGGTCTGTTTTCTGTATCTCTAGTCAACTTCACTACTACTTCATAATCTTCTTCTGGACGAACCCAAACATCACCCTCTCTCAATAAGTTTAATGCAGTTACTAGGTCTTGATTTAAATGCCAAATAGTACCATCGACAGGGTTTATTTCTTGCTCAATGACTAAATTAATTCCAACTAAAGTTCCTTCCGTATATATATCTTCATTAAATTGATCACTGGGATAATATTTACCGTCTTCATAATAACTAGCATGGTTTCGAAATAGTCCCATGCTATCCCAGTCCATTTTTTTTGAAGCTTCTAAATCATCATTTGAAAAAGCAACAGATGTGCTGTGAAAAATCTCACTCTTATATCCAAGGAAGCCATGCTTTCCTTCTTTGATAGGAGTGTGGATTGCCCTTAATGGAATCCATACTGCCCTGGAAAAGTCTCTTCTTTTTATATCTTTAAAGTCATACCAATCTTGATTCATAAGCTGTCCTTTTCAAACCAAGATTTATTTATCACAAAAATTATAAAGCGTCGGGCCAAAAATCAGTTTAGTATTTGGTGTATAGTCTTTCGATGCCATTTACCCCTTCTAGTCTTTGTCGGTACCTTCATTGAATTAAAAACACTGGCTATTTTCTCGTAACTGAAACCCTTATCCCTCAGCTCTCTCATCTTCTTGATATTCTCTAGCTCACGTTTGTGACTTCGTTCATCTGAATGCTGACCATAAGCTAGGCCTCGCTTTCTGTTACGATTTGATCCTGGCTTATAAGTTTCGAATCCATACTCTTTGAGAAATTTTAAAACTGAAGTTCTTGCACATCCTGCGTTATCTGCAATCTGTTGACACGACAGGCCTTCGACAATATATTTCTGATGAAGGTAAGCCTTGGATTTATATA is a window encoding:
- a CDS encoding zinc-ribbon domain-containing protein — its product is MNKKSFAETFPELIKEWHPTKNGDLTPYDVTPYSDKVIWWTCPKGEDHIWKAAVKTRSKGHGCGVCSGRVVIKSNCLASLNPKLAKEWHPIKNGELTPKDVIPGSYKKVWWKCPKGDDHVWESRVEDRNKGNGCPICSNRKVVKSNCLATTNPKLAKEWHKTKNKELTAKDVTAQSSKRVWWKCPKGDDHVWEAKIIARNKGIGCPICSGHKVVKSNSLKYLNPKLAKQWHPTKNEDLKPTDVTPNSGKKVWWKCPKGEDHEWQAYVAARNKGSGCPICANQKAVRSNSLGTVNLELAKQWHPTKNGSLTPFDVLPSANKLIWWKCPEGDDHVWRAKLNNRVNGKGCPICSGHKVVESNSLATLYPDVAKQWHPTKNGRLTPKDVPGGTAKKVWWKCPKGDDHEWQATILHRTRGTGCPKCNPAYSIPELRIFCELKSLFNDVHHRAIVSGYEVDIYIPTIKFGIEYDGVYWHADKHDKDVQKNKNLANEIFLLRVREEGLPLLSKSDIQAKKREISLEIVKSILKVIKAKVKNISPKLEIKISNYMNESDWVASDLFNELYTKRKHVAFEKSLSFLFPDIARDWHPTKNDLLLPEYFTPGSGKVVWWRGKCKHIWQDSINHRTSGRCCPKCRYKRTSETWKKKNAKKNSPQLELNLK